One segment of Amycolatopsis alba DSM 44262 DNA contains the following:
- a CDS encoding helix-turn-helix transcriptional regulator: MSLAERTGQLDILDRLFDRCRIGKGRIVLVKGPVGHGKTALLHTFARKAERDGALVLQAGCSEFENDFPFGVVNQLFQDFSEREAALPDIFQELLETLLTLAKERPLVIAIDDVHFADIVSLRFLLYSARRTRSARILMVLTETERTRHAHPALFAELGDSAHRLCLPPLSTAGSSEFAGGNPALVKAVRADHGVPGGHYRETVLSCLHRGEDAVLTVARALAVLGPESSETRLSAMTGGGAVRPALDLMTRAGLLDGGSFRHPAARLAVLEDLAPDESARAHRRAAGLLHDQGESALPVARHLVRAGSPAPSWAPDVLAEAAELALHEDDVTSAVDFLTVAHQARPGRADILAKLARAEWQLNPSAVLRHFEPLLAGMRAGLLSRSDALGTARQLLWHGRTAQAAEVLDWVRESGELHDAGLWMTAGYPRLGKARAETTTALTEVLTRGDRRDAVADAERSLRETRLSHAAPWSDEPALVALLALVYADEVDAAEAGCERLQAEAAERGGPTWQAGFSAVRAEIALRRGDFRAAAAQACAALTHLSAKAWGVAVGFPLGSLILACTKSGESGKAAAHLARPVPDALLQTRHGLHYLHARAHHHLDGERHHAALADFLSCGKLMRDWGIDTPGFVPWRSGAAEAWLSLGNHDDAKRLLFEQMSRPGVDGTRARALALRVLAMTGKESKRPQLLSEAVDILENCGDRYELARVLADLGRVRHHLGEHKRARMTVRRAWHLAKSCAAAPLCQELMPEPGAVDLGVGRRADAARLGSLSESERRVAGLAVAGYTNREIARKLFITDSTVEQHLTRVYRKLDVKYRRELPADLHADMATSA, translated from the coding sequence GTGTCACTGGCAGAGCGAACCGGGCAGCTGGACATCCTCGATCGGCTGTTCGACCGATGCCGCATTGGAAAGGGCCGGATCGTACTGGTGAAAGGCCCCGTGGGGCACGGGAAGACGGCGTTACTGCACACCTTCGCCCGCAAGGCGGAACGCGACGGCGCCTTGGTACTTCAGGCCGGTTGCTCGGAGTTCGAAAACGATTTCCCGTTCGGTGTCGTGAACCAGCTTTTCCAGGACTTCAGCGAACGCGAAGCAGCTCTTCCGGATATTTTTCAGGAATTGCTGGAAACCCTTCTCACACTCGCGAAAGAAAGACCACTGGTGATCGCGATCGACGACGTCCACTTCGCGGACATCGTTTCCTTGCGTTTCCTGCTCTACTCGGCGAGGCGGACCCGGTCCGCGCGGATACTCATGGTGCTCACCGAGACGGAACGGACGCGCCACGCGCATCCGGCGCTGTTCGCCGAACTCGGCGATTCCGCCCACCGGCTGTGTCTTCCTCCGCTGTCCACGGCCGGGTCCTCCGAGTTCGCAGGCGGCAACCCCGCGCTCGTCAAAGCCGTCCGCGCCGACCACGGCGTACCCGGCGGGCACTACCGCGAGACGGTCCTGTCCTGCTTGCACCGCGGCGAAGACGCCGTGCTGACCGTTGCCCGCGCGCTCGCCGTCCTCGGCCCGGAGTCGTCCGAGACCCGGCTGTCCGCGATGACCGGCGGCGGCGCGGTCCGCCCGGCGCTCGACCTGATGACCAGGGCAGGACTGCTCGACGGCGGTTCCTTCCGGCATCCGGCGGCAAGGCTCGCCGTCCTCGAAGACCTGGCCCCGGACGAAAGCGCGCGGGCGCATCGGCGAGCTGCCGGGCTCCTCCACGACCAGGGCGAATCCGCGCTCCCGGTCGCCAGGCACCTCGTGCGCGCGGGATCCCCTGCGCCGTCCTGGGCGCCTGACGTCCTCGCCGAAGCCGCCGAGCTGGCACTGCACGAAGACGACGTCACCTCGGCCGTCGACTTCCTGACCGTCGCTCATCAGGCGCGGCCCGGCAGGGCCGACATCCTGGCGAAGCTGGCCAGGGCCGAGTGGCAGCTCAATCCCTCCGCCGTGCTCCGCCACTTCGAGCCGCTGCTCGCCGGAATGCGCGCCGGCCTGCTTTCCCGCTCCGACGCCCTCGGTACCGCGCGGCAGCTGCTCTGGCACGGCCGGACGGCGCAGGCCGCCGAAGTCCTCGACTGGGTGCGCGAATCCGGCGAGCTCCACGACGCCGGACTGTGGATGACGGCAGGCTACCCGAGACTCGGGAAGGCACGCGCCGAAACGACCACCGCACTGACCGAAGTGCTCACCCGCGGCGACCGCCGGGACGCCGTCGCCGACGCCGAGCGTTCGCTGCGCGAGACCCGGCTCAGCCACGCGGCACCGTGGTCCGACGAACCCGCGCTGGTGGCGCTGCTGGCCCTCGTCTACGCCGACGAGGTCGACGCCGCCGAAGCCGGATGCGAACGCCTGCAAGCGGAAGCGGCCGAGCGCGGCGGTCCCACCTGGCAGGCGGGATTCAGCGCCGTCCGCGCCGAAATCGCGCTCCGGCGGGGAGATTTCCGCGCGGCCGCCGCCCAGGCGTGCGCCGCGCTGACCCATCTGTCCGCGAAGGCGTGGGGCGTCGCGGTCGGTTTTCCCCTCGGCAGCCTGATCCTCGCGTGCACGAAGAGCGGCGAGTCCGGCAAAGCCGCCGCCCACCTCGCGCGACCGGTGCCCGACGCGCTGCTGCAGACCCGCCACGGGCTGCACTACCTGCACGCGCGCGCCCACCACCATCTCGACGGCGAGCGCCATCACGCCGCGCTGGCCGACTTCCTCTCGTGCGGGAAACTCATGCGCGACTGGGGTATCGACACGCCCGGCTTCGTGCCGTGGCGGTCCGGCGCGGCGGAGGCCTGGCTCTCCCTCGGCAACCACGACGACGCCAAGCGGCTGCTGTTCGAGCAGATGTCCCGCCCCGGGGTGGACGGGACGAGGGCGCGGGCGCTGGCGCTGCGGGTGCTGGCGATGACCGGCAAGGAGAGCAAACGCCCGCAGCTGCTGAGCGAGGCCGTCGACATCCTCGAGAACTGCGGGGACCGCTACGAGCTCGCGCGGGTGCTCGCCGACCTCGGCCGGGTCCGGCACCACCTCGGCGAGCACAAACGCGCGCGGATGACGGTGCGCCGCGCCTGGCATCTGGCGAAGTCGTGCGCGGCGGCCCCGCTGTGCCAGGAGCTCATGCCGGAACCGGGCGCCGTCGACCTCGGCGTCGGACGTCGGGCCGACGCCGCCAGGCTCGGCTCGCTCAGCGAGTCCGAACGGCGGGTCGCGGGGCTGGCGGTGGCGGGCTACACCAACCGCGAGATCGCCAGGAAGCTGTTCATCACCGACAGCACGGTGGAACAGCACCTCACCCGCGTCTACCGGAAGCTCGACGTCAAGTACCGCAGAGAGCTCCCGGCCGACCTGCACGCCGACATGGCCACATCGGCATAA
- a CDS encoding ABC transporter substrate-binding protein, translated as MKREQPIVAAFFLTLLVVAGCGAGEPGDVRLADGGTFRQVLGLEIPNFHPYRDQVAAVYSTLLYDSLVNVTPENKVVSGLAGKWSATTTSAEFTLRDDVTCSDGTPLRAADVANALNHQRDPALAPAAAAALATVPSFTADADDVTRTVKIRMAAPYSFIVRLLGTRPIVCPKGIAAPADFEKVSAGTGPYVLTGYTSGGPYRLEVRKGYHWGPDGARTDEPGVPAAIVLSVVPTPATAANQLIAGDVDAFYTPDPDSVRAPGPEVTKVEVPAVTGMASFNQRPGRVTGDPLVRRALLAAVDPGQAAAVATGGKGRPARGVMAPAAFCSGDTVSANRPAHDTAEAARLLDQAGWVPGADGVRVRDGKRLRLKIVTFATSAQLRATAEFLAGEWKKLGADTVVEEVTVMAFITVTQQSGDWELALGAGVTGSLPSDAVPFFSGPIPPRGRNAGAIDNAEYLRLIGQASALPDEASCPVWQQAEAALVKRADVVAVAETTAIWFARKTRFQVAADTTIVPTSIRLIRG; from the coding sequence GTGAAACGTGAGCAGCCGATAGTCGCGGCGTTTTTCCTGACACTTCTCGTCGTGGCCGGATGCGGCGCCGGTGAACCGGGTGATGTCCGGCTCGCCGACGGCGGCACCTTCCGTCAGGTGCTCGGCCTGGAAATACCGAACTTCCACCCGTATCGCGATCAGGTCGCCGCCGTCTACTCCACGTTGCTCTACGACTCGCTGGTGAACGTGACCCCGGAGAACAAGGTGGTCTCCGGGCTGGCGGGGAAGTGGAGCGCGACGACGACTTCGGCGGAGTTCACCCTGCGCGACGACGTCACCTGCTCCGACGGCACCCCGCTGCGCGCGGCCGACGTCGCGAACGCGCTCAACCATCAGCGTGATCCGGCGCTCGCCCCGGCCGCCGCGGCGGCACTGGCCACCGTGCCGTCGTTCACCGCGGACGCCGACGACGTGACGAGGACCGTGAAGATCCGGATGGCCGCCCCGTACAGTTTCATCGTCCGGTTGCTGGGCACCCGGCCGATCGTCTGTCCGAAAGGGATCGCCGCGCCCGCGGACTTCGAGAAGGTGTCGGCGGGCACCGGGCCTTATGTACTGACGGGGTACACGTCGGGCGGGCCGTACCGGCTCGAAGTGCGCAAGGGATACCACTGGGGGCCGGACGGCGCCCGCACCGACGAGCCCGGTGTGCCCGCCGCGATCGTGCTGAGCGTGGTCCCCACCCCGGCGACCGCGGCCAACCAGCTGATCGCCGGGGACGTGGACGCGTTCTACACCCCGGATCCGGACTCGGTGCGCGCGCCGGGGCCGGAAGTGACGAAGGTGGAAGTGCCCGCCGTGACCGGCATGGCGTCGTTCAACCAGCGTCCGGGCCGGGTCACCGGGGATCCGCTGGTGCGCCGGGCATTGCTCGCCGCCGTCGATCCAGGCCAGGCCGCCGCGGTGGCCACCGGGGGCAAAGGCAGGCCCGCACGGGGCGTGATGGCACCGGCGGCGTTCTGTTCCGGCGACACGGTCTCGGCGAACCGGCCCGCTCATGACACCGCCGAGGCGGCCCGTCTGCTGGACCAGGCGGGCTGGGTACCGGGCGCGGACGGCGTGCGTGTGCGTGACGGCAAGCGGTTGCGGCTGAAGATCGTCACCTTCGCCACGAGCGCCCAGCTCCGCGCGACGGCGGAATTCCTCGCCGGTGAATGGAAGAAACTGGGGGCCGACACGGTCGTCGAGGAGGTGACCGTCATGGCGTTCATCACCGTGACCCAGCAGAGCGGGGACTGGGAACTCGCGCTCGGCGCGGGAGTCACCGGTTCACTGCCCTCGGACGCGGTCCCGTTCTTTTCCGGCCCGATCCCGCCGCGGGGACGCAACGCCGGCGCGATCGACAACGCCGAGTACCTGCGCCTGATCGGCCAGGCGTCCGCCCTCCCGGACGAGGCGAGCTGCCCGGTGTGGCAGCAGGCCGAGGCGGCGCTGGTGAAACGGGCCGACGTGGTCGCCGTCGCCGAGACCACGGCGATCTGGTTCGCCCGCAAGACACGGTTCCAGGTGGCCGCCGACACCACCATCGTGCCGACGAGCATCCGGCTGATCCGCGGATGA
- a CDS encoding ABC transporter permease, whose translation MTRDRHPLLVFAARRLGRLTVALLVVVIASFVLIHLIPGDPVRAALGAQAPPEVIAARTAELGLDRPLLHQFLGYVGGLTRGDLGTSLVSREEVWTIMSARLPNTLALAGLAFAVVVLLAIPAGLGMAVYTRDDRYPGVESAFTGLSATLGLVPNFVLATMLVAVFAVALRAVPVAGMAEPGSYVLPVLSLALGPAALLARIVRVEGRKVLGEDYIRTARAKRLPARLIYLRHALPGMLTATLTVGGMLLPGMVAGTVLVENVFAWPGLGSQITGAVLVKDYPVAQAVVLLLGVLVLVTNVVVDLALAVLDLRSTIRNG comes from the coding sequence ATGACGAGGGACCGGCATCCGCTCCTGGTGTTCGCGGCGAGACGGCTGGGGCGCCTGACCGTGGCGTTGCTGGTGGTGGTGATCGCGTCCTTCGTCCTGATCCATCTCATCCCCGGCGATCCGGTCCGCGCGGCCCTCGGCGCGCAGGCCCCGCCGGAGGTGATCGCGGCGCGCACCGCGGAACTCGGCCTGGACCGGCCGTTGCTTCACCAGTTCCTCGGTTACGTCGGCGGACTGACGCGCGGTGACCTCGGCACTTCGCTGGTGTCCCGCGAGGAGGTCTGGACGATCATGTCCGCCCGGCTGCCGAACACGCTCGCGCTCGCCGGGCTGGCCTTCGCGGTGGTGGTCCTGCTCGCGATCCCCGCCGGCCTCGGGATGGCCGTGTACACCCGTGACGACCGGTACCCCGGCGTCGAATCCGCTTTCACCGGGCTGTCCGCGACACTCGGCCTGGTGCCCAACTTCGTGCTGGCCACCATGCTCGTCGCCGTCTTCGCGGTGGCACTGCGCGCGGTACCGGTCGCGGGGATGGCCGAACCGGGGTCCTACGTGCTGCCGGTGCTCTCGCTCGCGCTCGGCCCGGCGGCGCTGCTCGCGAGGATCGTCCGGGTGGAAGGCCGCAAGGTGCTCGGCGAGGACTACATCCGCACCGCGCGGGCGAAACGGCTGCCCGCGCGGCTGATCTACCTCCGGCACGCGCTGCCCGGCATGCTCACCGCGACGCTCACCGTCGGCGGCATGCTCCTGCCGGGGATGGTCGCCGGGACCGTGCTCGTCGAGAACGTCTTCGCCTGGCCAGGCTTGGGCAGCCAGATCACCGGGGCGGTGCTGGTGAAGGACTATCCGGTGGCCCAGGCGGTGGTGCTGCTGCTCGGTGTCCTGGTGCTGGTGACCAATGTCGTGGTCGACCTCGCGCTGGCCGTGCTCGATCTGCGCTCCACGATCAGGAACGGGTGA
- a CDS encoding dipeptide/oligopeptide/nickel ABC transporter permease/ATP-binding protein — protein sequence MTGYRATAATSLLVLVLVFALFGPVVWGAAAERVDTGAIWQAPSGAHPLGTDGLGRDLLARVLVATRLSVLLAVSATLLGAVAGVLLGVLPSVLGPIAGRVIGTVIDILLMFPALLLVMFLAIVFGAGTAGVLVAFAIASMPGFARLTQTLAASVADADYLAAARVLGVRRHRLLYRHVLPNIVEPLAITVTSSLAFALVAISGLSFLGLGVGSPSYDWGLLLGQGLDRIYLSPAAALGPGVAIVLAGLGFQLFGEALARAAGGHRRTRFAGAGAPAPAPEGDHVLRARSLTVEFPGSRPVRGVDLTIGNGEIVGVVGESGSGKTLTALAVAGLVPHPGRVSARELELDRGALAMVFQNPGTALHPTIRIGRQLAEVAEVHAGLSKKDAMNRAVARLRAVAIQDPPRRARQYAHELSGGMQQRAVIGMGLMGTPRLVIADEPTTALDVTVQRRILGLLASINAETGASVLLISHDLAVVAEISRRVLVMYAGLIVEELPVSVLRARTPAHPYTAALLATSVDLDTDRDLPLATIPGRPPTTMPDGCPFAPRCPRATRRCATETPRLREHARSHRVACWHPL from the coding sequence ATGACCGGATACCGTGCGACGGCCGCGACCTCGCTGCTGGTCTTGGTGCTGGTGTTCGCGTTGTTCGGCCCGGTCGTCTGGGGAGCGGCCGCCGAGCGCGTCGACACCGGCGCGATCTGGCAGGCACCGTCGGGCGCGCATCCGCTCGGCACGGACGGTCTCGGCCGCGACCTGCTGGCCAGGGTGCTCGTCGCGACCAGGCTGTCGGTGCTGCTCGCGGTCTCCGCGACACTGCTCGGCGCGGTGGCCGGAGTGCTGCTGGGCGTGCTGCCGTCGGTGCTCGGGCCGATCGCCGGGCGGGTGATCGGCACGGTGATCGACATCCTGCTCATGTTCCCCGCGCTGCTGCTGGTGATGTTCCTGGCGATCGTCTTCGGGGCCGGGACGGCCGGGGTGCTGGTCGCGTTCGCGATCGCCTCGATGCCCGGTTTCGCGCGGCTGACCCAGACACTGGCCGCCTCTGTTGCCGACGCGGACTACCTGGCCGCCGCCCGTGTGCTCGGCGTGCGGCGGCATCGGTTGCTGTACCGCCACGTGCTGCCCAACATCGTCGAACCGCTGGCGATCACGGTCACCTCGTCGCTGGCTTTCGCGCTGGTGGCCATCAGCGGGCTGAGCTTCCTCGGGCTCGGCGTCGGCTCGCCGTCCTACGACTGGGGGCTGCTGCTCGGCCAGGGCCTGGACCGGATCTACCTGTCACCCGCGGCCGCGCTGGGGCCAGGGGTGGCGATCGTGCTGGCGGGACTGGGATTCCAGTTGTTCGGCGAGGCGCTCGCGCGGGCCGCGGGCGGTCATCGACGGACCCGGTTCGCCGGCGCCGGGGCCCCGGCGCCGGCACCGGAAGGAGACCACGTGCTCCGGGCGCGATCGTTGACGGTCGAATTCCCCGGTTCGCGGCCGGTCCGGGGAGTGGATCTCACCATCGGGAACGGTGAGATCGTGGGGGTGGTCGGGGAGTCGGGTTCGGGCAAGACGCTCACCGCGCTCGCGGTGGCCGGTCTCGTCCCGCATCCCGGCCGGGTGTCGGCGCGGGAACTCGAACTCGATCGGGGCGCGCTCGCGATGGTGTTCCAGAACCCCGGCACGGCGCTGCATCCGACGATCCGGATCGGCAGACAGCTGGCGGAGGTCGCCGAGGTGCACGCCGGTCTGTCCAAAAAGGACGCGATGAACCGGGCCGTCGCGCGGCTGCGCGCGGTGGCGATCCAGGATCCGCCGAGGCGGGCCCGCCAGTACGCGCACGAGCTTTCGGGCGGGATGCAGCAGCGGGCGGTCATCGGGATGGGCCTGATGGGGACGCCTCGGCTCGTCATCGCGGACGAGCCCACCACCGCGCTGGACGTCACCGTGCAGCGCCGGATACTGGGGTTGCTCGCCTCGATCAACGCCGAAACCGGTGCTTCGGTGCTGCTGATCAGCCATGACCTGGCGGTGGTCGCCGAGATCAGCCGCCGGGTGCTCGTCATGTACGCCGGTCTGATCGTCGAGGAGCTGCCGGTGAGCGTCTTGCGCGCCAGAACCCCCGCCCATCCCTACACGGCGGCGCTCCTGGCGACCAGTGTCGACCTGGACACCGACCGGGATCTGCCGCTCGCGACCATTCCCGGCCGCCCGCCCACCACGATGCCCGATGGCTGTCCGTTCGCCCCGCGCTGCCCGCGGGCCACCCGCCGGTGCGCGACCGAAACGCCGCGCCTGCGGGAACACGCGCGCTCGCACCGAGTCGCTTGCTGGCATCCGCTGTGA
- a CDS encoding ABC transporter ATP-binding protein gives MSGLSFDGLTVRYRGLTAVNDVSLDVPHGRIVGLVGESGSGKSTLARAAVGLSPVTAGRVLLDGEDITRAKGARRRRLGSRIHLVFQNPHSALDPRMTVGDTVSEALTAHRGPRRSERRSEIARLLDLLGLDPALASALPSALSGGQRQRVALARALAVEPEVLIADEITSALDASVQSAMLNLIRELRDKLDLTILFIGHNLAAVRYVADVIAVLRQGELVEVAPTGRLFAEPRHPYTRALLASVPRIG, from the coding sequence GTGAGCGGCCTGAGCTTCGACGGGCTCACCGTCCGGTACCGGGGCCTGACCGCGGTGAACGACGTCAGTCTCGACGTCCCGCACGGCCGGATCGTCGGACTGGTCGGCGAATCCGGTTCGGGCAAGTCCACCCTCGCCCGCGCCGCCGTCGGCCTGTCGCCGGTGACGGCGGGGAGGGTTCTGCTCGACGGCGAGGACATCACGCGGGCGAAGGGGGCGCGCCGACGGCGGCTCGGCAGCCGGATCCACCTGGTGTTCCAGAACCCGCACAGCGCGCTCGACCCGCGGATGACGGTCGGTGACACGGTGTCGGAGGCACTGACCGCGCACCGGGGGCCGCGCCGGAGCGAACGGCGGTCCGAGATCGCCCGGCTGCTCGACCTGCTCGGGCTGGACCCGGCGCTGGCGTCGGCCCTGCCCAGCGCGCTCTCGGGCGGGCAACGGCAGCGGGTGGCCCTGGCCAGGGCGCTCGCGGTGGAGCCGGAGGTGCTGATCGCGGACGAGATCACCTCCGCGCTGGACGCCTCGGTGCAGTCCGCGATGCTGAACCTGATCCGCGAACTGCGGGACAAGCTGGATCTGACGATCCTGTTCATCGGGCACAACCTGGCCGCCGTCCGCTACGTGGCCGACGTGATCGCCGTGCTGCGGCAGGGCGAACTCGTCGAAGTGGCACCCACCGGCAGGTTGTTCGCCGAGCCGCGGCATCCGTACACCCGCGCTCTGCTGGCGTCCGTCCCGAGGATCGGCTGA
- a CDS encoding carbamoyltransferase family protein yields the protein MLVLGLNGNFSAADTDLVDGMMEYFFHDAAACLVRDGELIAAVEEERLNRIKKTTKFPINAIRACLDRAGVTPADIDAVGYYFPEETIDLSLNLLYSGNSSVPTRYSRQLIKEWLKRELDWDLPDDKLFYSPHHLAHAQSTFTRSGMSEALVVVMDAAGEENSGTVYRGGDRRLESLASYSIPKSLGRLYLTATQQLGYGFGDEYKVMGLAPYGDPATYRKIFKSIYTLQEKGNYEIAPSNLGLNVVGPTLFEHGISPRRKGEEFTQQHMDIAAGIQEAVETIVLHVLAYWAELTGLRKLAFGGGVAHNSSLNGVILRSGLFDEVFVHPASHDSGAGEGAALLAGQQLGAAHTPSRLRSADLGPTLGTPRHIETILEGWSSWIKVEQLDDIVERAAQLLADGAVLGWAQGGSEFGPRALGNRSIIADPRPKTNQTRINAMVKKRESFRPFAPVTTPEAAHTYFEIPTTQGNHDFMSFVLNVHPDRREELGAVTHIDGTARLQIIDPNTNPRFHHLVTTFGEKTGTPVLLNTSFNNNAEPIIQTVQDALTCYLTTELDHLVIENHLITRKPDWADHLGRAVLHFRPTTRLAEHRTPAVTREIFLAYSTGPRASVSPRLFAVLEKTDGRTTLGKLGLTEDLHAELYALWQERFFTLTPA from the coding sequence ATGCTGGTGCTCGGACTGAACGGCAACTTCTCCGCGGCGGACACCGATCTGGTGGACGGCATGATGGAGTACTTCTTCCACGACGCCGCCGCCTGCCTGGTCCGCGACGGCGAGCTGATCGCGGCGGTGGAAGAGGAACGGCTCAACCGGATCAAGAAGACCACCAAGTTCCCCATCAACGCCATCCGCGCCTGCCTCGATCGCGCGGGCGTCACCCCCGCGGACATCGACGCCGTCGGCTATTACTTTCCCGAAGAGACCATCGATCTGTCACTGAACCTCCTCTACTCCGGTAACAGCTCGGTGCCCACGCGGTACAGCCGTCAGCTGATCAAGGAGTGGCTCAAGCGGGAGCTGGACTGGGATCTGCCCGACGACAAACTCTTCTACAGCCCGCATCATCTGGCTCACGCGCAGTCCACCTTCACCCGCTCCGGCATGAGTGAGGCGCTCGTGGTGGTGATGGACGCGGCAGGCGAGGAGAACTCGGGCACCGTGTACCGGGGAGGCGACCGACGGCTGGAAAGCCTCGCGTCGTACTCGATCCCGAAGTCGCTGGGCAGGCTCTATCTGACGGCGACCCAGCAGCTCGGCTACGGTTTCGGCGACGAGTACAAGGTGATGGGCCTGGCGCCGTACGGCGACCCCGCCACCTACCGGAAGATCTTCAAGTCCATCTACACGTTGCAGGAGAAGGGGAACTACGAGATCGCGCCGAGCAATCTCGGGTTGAACGTCGTCGGCCCCACGTTGTTCGAGCACGGGATCTCGCCGAGACGGAAAGGCGAGGAGTTCACCCAGCAGCACATGGACATCGCGGCCGGCATCCAGGAGGCCGTCGAAACGATCGTTCTGCACGTCCTCGCCTACTGGGCCGAACTCACCGGTTTACGGAAGCTCGCTTTCGGCGGTGGTGTGGCGCACAATTCCAGTCTCAACGGCGTCATCCTCCGCTCCGGCCTCTTCGACGAAGTCTTCGTGCATCCCGCCTCGCACGACTCCGGAGCGGGTGAGGGCGCGGCGCTGCTGGCAGGACAACAGCTCGGGGCAGCTCACACCCCGTCCCGGCTCCGTTCCGCGGACCTCGGTCCCACCCTGGGCACACCACGACACATCGAGACGATCCTCGAAGGCTGGAGCTCTTGGATCAAAGTGGAACAGCTGGACGACATCGTCGAGCGGGCAGCACAACTACTCGCCGACGGCGCCGTGCTCGGCTGGGCCCAAGGCGGATCCGAATTCGGACCACGAGCCCTCGGCAACCGCAGCATCATCGCCGACCCACGCCCCAAAACCAACCAGACCCGCATCAACGCCATGGTCAAAAAACGCGAAAGCTTCCGCCCCTTCGCCCCCGTCACCACCCCCGAAGCCGCCCACACCTACTTCGAAATCCCCACCACACAAGGCAACCACGACTTCATGTCCTTCGTCCTCAACGTCCACCCAGACCGACGAGAAGAACTCGGCGCCGTCACCCACATCGACGGAACCGCACGCCTCCAAATCATCGACCCCAACACCAACCCACGCTTCCACCACCTCGTCACCACATTCGGCGAAAAAACCGGAACACCCGTCCTCCTCAACACCTCCTTCAACAACAACGCCGAACCCATCATCCAAACCGTCCAAGACGCCCTCACCTGCTACCTCACCACCGAACTCGACCACCTCGTCATCGAAAACCACCTCATCACCCGCAAACCCGACTGGGCGGACCACCTCGGCCGAGCCGTCCTCCACTTCCGGCCCACCACCCGCCTGGCCGAGCACCGGACCCCTGCGGTGACAAGGGAAATCTTCCTCGCCTACTCGACAGGACCACGCGCCTCGGTGTCACCACGCCTGTTCGCGGTACTGGAAAAGACCGACGGGCGGACCACACTGGGCAAGCTCGGGCTCACCGAGGATCTGCACGCGGAGCTGTACGCGCTCTGGCAGGAACGCTTCTTCACCCTCACTCCGGCCTGA